The Aspergillus fumigatus Af293 chromosome 5, whole genome shotgun sequence nucleotide sequence TGAGAACAGGGGCTAGAGCGAGCTTGGCGAGTTGCATCGTCTCAGTTGAGGTGGCGTTGCCTTCAGTGTTAGCCTGCCAGAGATCCAGCTCTCGCAATGTCGAGACCACAAGCGAAGTACAGGAGCCCGCGGGCCGCACAAGCAGCGGCTGACCGCGTGGGAGAGACTCGGCAGGTGGGAGAAAGCCTTCATCTACGTGGTGGTCAATGCAGCCCACCGTGCAGAAGTCGACGGAGAGCAAGCCATCTATCGACCCTTTTCCCCGTTGGCCGTCGGCCGATCGGTGGGGTAATGCGTTCCAGTCCAGGAGTGTGGCATCTGCAGTGATCCGATGGTCCGTGGGCTCAGCATGATGTTGCCTTAGATGGGCTGCAAAATCTGCAACGGTGAGAATGTGTTCGTGGAGGATCCTTGCTGCTGATTCGGGGGTCTCATCCCATGCGTCCTCTCCCTCGACTGAAGGGGTTTTAATAGCGAGGCAGAAAGCCTTTACGAACTCTGGACGGAGTCTGCGCAGTTCTGGACCAGAGGGAACATTTGGTAGGTTTATCAGGGGAATATGGGGTCGAGGGCATTCGATCGGGATGCAATTATGAGCAAAGTAAGAATAGACAATGACAGAGATGGCGGAGTCAAGATCGGCAGACGGATTTCCCACCACGTAGATAGGAGTCTCCGCCCGCGAGGAGGATAACAACGCTCCAGTAATGAAGCTTAGATGTGTCTGACGTGCCTGCTTTAGAAATCGCAACAGGTTCTGCAAAGAGGGCGGGGAACGAGCCATCATGCTCCCAATCGCCATGGGATTATGTGATAGTCAATAAAGTCCGAAAAAGGAAGCTCGTGATACTTGACATCATCGGCAAAACATCACCGCCCGGGCAGCATCAACTGGACAACATTCAAACGTTCGAAGATACATTCCAATACAAGGTTAAGCATCAGTTCTGGATGAGTGTGTATATTGACGATATTATTGGCATGGTGGTAAGCCTCAGATTCCCCTGTATATTCCCACTCCGTCAGCTAATCAACAATTTAGATACCCTTCTGTGCATAAACAGCCGTAGTATATATCTGGTCAATCGTCTACGATTGGCACAATTATATACGTTCTCTGCGTCTACTCTTGAGATGGCAGTCCCTCTACCGGCAGCTTTTGCTCAGATTCCTCGGTATCCTCTTCTATACCCTCATCCTTCCCCGATCCACCCCCTCACACTTCTATCCACATACCTCAACAACAGCCGCAACAATAATACGGCCAAAACACCGTATATCTCCCTCTACGCCAAACGAGAAGACCACTCTTCCCCACTCGCCTGCGCAGGGAACAAATACCGCAAGCTTGAATACATTATCCCCGACATCCGGGCCTCTCACAGCGCCCCCAATGAACCCCCACCAACCCTCGTCACTGAGGGCGCCATCCAGAGCAACCACACCGTGCAGGTCGCCGCGGTAGCGAAACGACTCGGCCTCGAGGCAGTCGTCATCCTTCACAAAGGCACAGGCGGCGGTCTAGCCGCCTCAACCGATAAAGTCTCGTTCCTGCGCACGGGAAACCCGCAAGTCGTCCGTCTCCTGGGGGCGGAGGTGAGGATGCTGGAGTCGTCGACTGTTCCCGCAGACGGGGATAAGGATCCGATTCCTGGGATTCTGGAGGAGTTACGCGCGCAGGGCAAGGCGCCGTATTGGATCCCTTCCGGGGCAAGTCTGCATCCTCTCGGTGGATTGGGGTATGCGCGCTGTGCGTTTGAGATTGCGATACAGGAGCAGGCGCAAGGTTTGGATGGGAGTGGGCGCTTTGATTATATCTTCGTTGCGTGCGGGAGTGGCAGTACGGTGGGCGGTTTGATCGCCGGGCTGAAGctgttggagaagaaggaaggcaGAACCTGGTTGAGCAAACCACCTCGGCAAGTCATTGGGATCTTGACTTCGCCTACCAAGCCTCAGGAGTACCATGAAGAGCGGGTACTCACCTTTGCGCGTCGCGCAGCTGCTCTTATTGGGTTGGATGCCGAAAAGGACATTTCTATGGATGATGTTCGGCTTGATGATCGGTTCGCTGGCACCGCATATGGCGTTCTAGACGCCCAGACAAGCACGGCGCTGGACTTAATGGCGAAAAAGGAGGCAGTAATGCTAGATCCCGTATATACTTCAAAGGTCGTACGGGGACTCTTGCACTGGGTACAGCAAGAGGAGCTGGCAAAGGACTGGTCACTTCGTCTGGGAGATCGAGAACGTCCCGACTGCATGAATGTGCTTTTCATCCACACTGGAGGACAGGCTGCGTTAGGCGCCTACGCAGACATGGTCGAATTATAGCGGCAAGGGATTAAACAGTAAGATTAGAACTTCGATTCTATTGATAAGAGATACAGATAAGGTATTTTGGCTAGTATTACATCGAACGCACCCAAAGGGAGCTATCCGCGCGAAGAAACAGAGAGGCTGAAGGATGTTAGCATCACAGAAACAACAGTAGTTTCACTCATCATCCATCAGAACCAGCCTCCGCGGGGCCGTAAGAGTATATAGAACCGCGAAAACACTGAAGAGAAATAAACGACACAGATGAGAAAAGGACCCAACTCCCCGCCCTCCTCATACACCATACGCACCACCATGCGCAAAAGCAGCAACTAACGTACAGAGCACATGAAGCATTTAAAGAAGCATCATTAAATAAAAATCAACAAGCAGAATAGTCATCAGcgagaaaaggaaaaagggaaaaaaagaaccCGCATATAACAAACGCCGCAACAAGTGGCCGAGTCAGATGTAAACGCCGTTAGAATGCCCTTCTAAAAAGTGAAACCAAGCCCCGTGGGGACTTCACATCTCCATATGATCGGCGCAAATCCAGGTGTGGAAAAAGGGATAGGGATCTGTGGAATCAGATAGGTTGCCGAAGAGGAATACAATCGGAGCAGTGCTTCCGTTCGTGAAAACATTCTGTAACGTCATGTCAAGAACTCTCTGTCGTGTTCTCTGCGTCGGCTTGACCGTTCATGTCACCATTTACTCCAGTATCAGGAGAGTTGTCGTCTTGCATAGCGTCAGAGTGGTCCCCGCCGTTACTTGCATCGAGTGCCTCCAATGCTTCGTTAGCATGCGTGTTCTCCATAGGCTCCGGTTCTGGCTCGGGCTCCGCATCTTGGTTCGTCAAATCTGCGAAAACATCATCCAGATTTTGTCGAGGACTACTGTTAAAGGGGTCCTGATTGTCAACGTCAACTACTGGAGGACCCTCGGTAGGATCTCGGTTAAACCGAGGAGAGCTGAACAGAGCGCTGTCGAGCCCATGATGCGGCGATGGAGATCGCGGAGGGAATGAAGGCGAGTGGGCTGAAACATGCGGCAGGAATGCAGACGCTCCGGGTGCAAATGCCGGAGTAGAGTCGCTAGCAGGAAGAGAGTAATTGGCAGAGAAAGGATACGGGGGATTTTGTGCTTCCGTCATCGGAGTCAACGCTGGGCCGGTGCGATTGGAGTCTTCACATGGAGTATGAGATGTACGCTGCAGTGTTGCCGGTCGAGGGGTTTGCGATTCGAGAGACTTTCTCTTCGCATGGTTTGGTTGCTTGGTACGCaaatgaggaggaagatcttCCGGACGCTCAACGCCCAACTGCGCCATTATTTTCTGCTGCTTTGTCGGGCGTGGTTTGCGTGTCGACAGGGACTGCTCCAGTATTGGTGGCGGTTCCGGAGCAACAGGTGCCCATTTATGGATCTCTTGGCGGAAAAAATTCGTCTCATATGCCAACAACACTTCTGCGCCCTCGATCTTGCGCAGGTAGAAAATTAACGTAGGCACCTCTTCCGTCGTCGTGCAAGCCGCATTGGTAAAACTCTGTATAAAATCACGGAAGGTAGTTGCTTGGTTGATGATATTCTCCAAGACTTGTTCCTCGTCAGGCTGAAAAGGGAGACTTGGGATTTCGGCCTGCCAATCCTGGAGATCCTCGAGCTTGGGGCGAGCAGCATCTCGGGGAATCTTCTGGCGCCAGTCACAGATGGGACAAGTATACTTGTCAAACTCCTTGACTTTTCCCCTTGCGATCTTTAAGCATTTACCGTGATACCTACGGAATCACAGGTCAGCCAGTTTGCAGCTACGCGTAAGGAGGTATAGACTCACCACTCATGGCAGACCTCACATTCAATCATCATCCCAGCCTCGGAATGTCTGCAAATGCAGAAGACATCCCGCTTTCGAGACTTCCCACCACCCcacatgctgctgctggttgtCGCGGTGTGGTTCTCCAAAAGACCGTCGGGGGTGTTATTTCGAGATGAGGGTTCCACAGGTGGCCGGCAGCGATCTTCCAAATCGAAGCAATATGAATTCCTCTTTTCCACATACTCCATGTGAGATTTCAAGATGTGCAAAGGGGCGTTGGCTTTCCCGAATAATTTTTTCCCCTTTCGCATCCAATCTTCGTGG carries:
- a CDS encoding putative exopolyphosphatase, translated to MAIGSMMARSPPSLQNLLRFLKQARQTHLSFITGALLSSSRAETPIYVVGNPSADLDSAISVIVYSYFAHNCIPIECPRPHIPLINLPNVPSGPELRRLRPEFVKAFCLAIKTPSVEGEDAWDETPESAARILHEHILTVADFAAHLRQHHAEPTDHRITADATLLDWNALPHRSADGQRGKGSIDGLLSVDFCTVGCIDHHVDEGFLPPAESLPRGQPLLVRPAGSCTSLVVSTLRELDLWQANTEGNATSTETMQLAKLALAPVLIDTTNLTAKDKVTDADADAVRFLLLQIDQCKSTPGSNWDRDAFYERILHAKQNSLDLLTVDEILGRDYKQWTETAQLGSTSIQIGFCSIVKSIPWIVRKAGSAEAFLDALQAFAKRRDLGIVVVMTAFTSSAQDGKFCRELVACALHNGATVHALEAFTAQAGPQLGLQEWNAVEGDSEDYSQAIRRAFNSDAPVWRRIWLQNDVTKSRKQVAPLVRGAVTGQ
- a CDS encoding 1-aminocyclopropane-1-carboxylate deaminase/D-cysteine desulfhydrase, with translation MAVPLPAAFAQIPRYPLLYPHPSPIHPLTLLSTYLNNSRNNNTAKTPYISLYAKREDHSSPLACAGNKYRKLEYIIPDIRASHSAPNEPPPTLVTEGAIQSNHTVQVAAVAKRLGLEAVVILHKGTGGGLAASTDKVSFLRTGNPQVVRLLGAEVRMLESSTVPADGDKDPIPGILEELRAQGKAPYWIPSGASLHPLGGLGYARCAFEIAIQEQAQGLDGSGRFDYIFVACGSGSTVGGLIAGLKLLEKKEGRTWLSKPPRQVIGILTSPTKPQEYHEERVLTFARRAAALIGLDAEKDISMDDVRLDDRFAGTAYGVLDAQTSTALDLMAKKEAVMLDPVYTSKVVRGLLHWVQQEELAKDWSLRLGDRERPDCMNVLFIHTGGQAALGAYADMVEL